In Juglans microcarpa x Juglans regia isolate MS1-56 chromosome 8D, Jm3101_v1.0, whole genome shotgun sequence, the following are encoded in one genomic region:
- the LOC121242305 gene encoding uncharacterized protein LOC121242305, with the protein MAACRRVRSLEDLNENNNDEGCTFEQFNRTHPSIFDGRGDTNATEDWIQDIKEIFNVLECTDQQKFLFTAFKLTGEAKRSWNFEKVIREAEGTGVIVWAQFKQNFFDRFFPKADRKARAREFTNLVQGTMTVRQYAARFAELSRFATYLILDEERKTRKLDECVDCDGAYFLCCLNWKTSRKYVKLQKLLDQA; encoded by the coding sequence ATGGCGGCTTGTCGTCGAGTTCGAAGCCTTGAAGATTTGAACGAAAACAACAATGATGAGGGTTGCACGTTTGAACAATTTAATCGAACGCATCCTTCCATCTTTGATGGAAGAGGAGATACGAACGCAACGGAGGATTGGATACAAGACATTAAAGAAATATTCAATGTTTTGGAGTGTACCGATCAGCAAAAGTTTCTGTTCACAGCTTTTAAACTAACTGGAGAAGCGAAGAGATCgtggaattttgaaaaagtcatCAGGGAAGCTGAGGGGACTGGAGTGATTGTTTGGGCTCAATTCAAGCAGAATTTCTTTGACCGATTTTTCCCCAAAGCGGATAGAAAAGCTAGAGCTCGAGAGTTCACCAACTTGGTGCAAGGGACCATGACTGTGCGCCAGTATGCTGCAAGGTTTGCGGAATTATCACGCTTCGCCACATACCTGATTCTTGATGAGGAGAGGAAGACCAGGAAGTTGGATGAATGTGTGGATTGTGATGGGGCATATTTTCTGTGTTGCTTGAACTGGAAGACATCTAGGAAATATGTAAAGTTGCAGAAATTATTGGATCAGGCGTGA